The following coding sequences are from one Xiphophorus couchianus chromosome 7, X_couchianus-1.0, whole genome shotgun sequence window:
- the cd302 gene encoding CD302 antigen, giving the protein MEPRKKSDRRPQSLFLSCLAFALCVHLRTVSAGECPADGRTWVPFGDRCYHFVHGEEDKIKSYTFEAALSHCIGFGLLTIHSAEENDFVMRYSPEVWKGGDVNIWLGIEYDIDDDVMKWSNNRSVTFTNWEYSPYPADIPRGDICVALHSISGRWENVSCQDDVENGVVCETAQKAEQPRPKSSAMVSALVILSMVAVVGVSAVIWFLHQKHSFGSTMITAFEYHPPFRVLDSDQSCLVEAEETDTVP; this is encoded by the exons ATGGAGCCACGGAAGAAAAGTGACCGTCGTCCCCAGTCGCTGTTTCTCAGCTGCTTGGCTTTCGCCCTGTGTGTTCACTTGAGGACGGTTTCAGCTGGAG aatgcCCAGCTGACGGACGCACTTGGGTTCCCTTTGGAGATAGATGTTACCATTTTGTCCATGGAGAAgaagacaaaattaaaagctACACATTTGAAGCAGCACTTTCTCACTGCATAGGATTTG GCCTTTTGACAATCCACAGTGCCgaagaaaatgattttgtcATGAGATATAGTCCTGAAGTGTGGAAAGGTGGTGATGTCAACATTTGGCTGGGAATTGAGTATGACATAGACG ATGATGTCATGAAGTGGTCAAACAACAGGTCTGTAACCTTCACCAACTGGGAGTACAGCCCTTATCCTGCTGACATCCCACGGGGGGATATCTGTGTGGCTCTGCACAGCATCTCAGGAAGGTGGGAAAACGTGAGCTGCCAGGATGACGTGGAGAACGGAGTGGTCTGTGAAACAGCTCAGA AAGCGGAGCAGCCCAGACCCA AATCCAGTGCGATGGTCTCAGCTCTGGTCATTCTCAGCATGGTGGCTGTTGTGGGAGTCTCTGCTGTGATTTGGTTTCTGCACCAGAAGCACAGCTTCGGTTCAACTATGATCACAGCATTCGAGTACCACCCACCGTTCCGAGTCCTGGATTCGGACCAGTCTTGCCTGGTGGAGGCTGAGGAAACTGACACTGTTCCTTGA